Genomic DNA from Pseudomonas sp. CCC3.1:
CAGCGAAGGCCGCAAACTCGGCCCTACTGCTAAAGCCATCGACGAGCTCACCGGTGGCGCCATAAGCGCCGTGCTCAAGCGTGGCGACATCGCCGGCAAAACCGGCCAAAGCCTGTTGCTGCACAACCTGCCAAACATCAAAGCCGAACGCGTGCTGTTACTGGGCGCGGGTAAAGACGAAGAACTGGGTGACCGCCCTTTTCGCAAGATCATCAGCGGCGCGCTGAGCGTTCTCAAAGGTCTGGGCGGCAGCGATGCTGTATTCGCACTCGACGAATTGGTGGTCAAGGGTCGCGACAGCTACAGCAAAACCCGCTTGCTGGCTGAAACCCTGGTTGACGGCGAATACACCTTCGACCGTTTCAAAAGCCAGAAAGCCGAACCTCGCGCTCTGAAGAAAATCACCCTGCTGACCATCAAGGCAGCCCAGGCTGAAGTTCAGCGCGCAGTGACCCACGCACACGCCATTGCCAGCGGCATGGCGTTCACCCGTGACCTGGGCAACCTGCCGCCAAACATCTGCCACCCGATTTTCCTGGCCGAACAAGCCAAGGAACTGGGCAAGGAATTCAAAGGCCTGAAAGTCGAGATTCTTGACGAGAAGAAGATCAAGGAACTGGGCATGGGCGCGTTCTACGCGGTCGGCCAGGGCAGCGACCAGCCGCCACGTCTGATCGTGATGAACTACGCAGGCGGCAAGAAATCCGAGAAACCGTTTGTACTGGTCGGCAAAGGCATCACCTTTGACACCGGCGGCATCAGCCTCAAGCCGGGCGCCGGCATGGACGAAATGAAGTACGACATGGGTGGCGCAGCCAGCGTGTTCGGCACCCTGCGTGCGGTACTTGAGCTCAAACTGCCGATCAACCTGGTGTGCATCCTGGCCTGCGCCGAGAACATGCCAAGCGGCGGCGCAGCACGGCCGGGCGACATCGTGACCACCATGAGCGGTCAAACCGTTGAAATCCTCAACACCGACGCCGAAGGCCGTCTGGTGCTGTGCGATGCCCTGACCTACGCCGAGCGCTTCAAGCCACAAGCGGTGATCGACATCGCCACCCTGACCGGCGCGTGCATGGTCGCGCTGGGCGCTCACACCTCGGGCCTGATGGGCAACAACGACGAACTGATCGGCCAACTGCTAGACGCCGGCAAACAAGCCGACGACCGCGCCTGGCAATTGCCGTTGTTCGACGAATACCAAGAGCAACTGGACAGCCCATTCGCCGACATGGCCAACATTGGAGGCCCTAAAGGCGGCGCTATCACGGCAGGTTGCTTCCTGTCGCGCTTTGCCAAGGCCTACCACTGGGCGCACCTGGACATCGCTGGCACCGCATGGGTCAGCGGCGGCAAGGACAAAGGCGCCAGTGGCCGCCCTGTACCCCTGCTGACGCAGTACCTGCTGGACCGCGCCAACGCTTGAAGCTGACAATCGATGGCTGCGCTGCTCAACGGCGGCGCAGCCCCGATTCAGGAACCGCAATGACTTCAGAATTAAATGAAGAGCTGACCAAGGTCGACTTTTATATCCTGCCCAGCGCAGAACCCTCGGCGCGGCTGGACTTCGCCTGCAAGCTCACCGAAAAAGCCTGGCGCCTTGGACATCGCGTCTACCTGCATTGCAGCGACGCAGCTCAACGCCAAGACCTGGACGAACGCCTGTGGCGCTTCAAGGGCGAAAGTTTCGTGCCCCACAGCAACACCGAAGACCAACCGGATGGCGTGATTGTCATGGGCCTCACTGATGCCCCGGCCAGCCATCAGGATTTGCTGATCAACCTGGACCTTAAAGTCCCTGAATTCTTCAAACGCTTCGCCCGCGTGGCCGAAGTTGTGGTCGAAGACCCCGCCGTTCGACTGGCCGCACGGGAGAGTTTCCGCTTCTACCGTGAACACGGCTATCCTCTGCAAGACCACAAGTTACAACGACTCTGAGCACACGATGGATACCTCCAACTCGCCGCAAAAAGCCGCACACCTGCTTGACGATCTCGAGTCCATTCGCCAACTGCTCGGCGACGATGACCTGCAACCGCCGCTGCTGACTGAGATGGTTGGCGACAGTGGCGCACAGATTCCGTTGTTGTCCGAAGTCATCGACGACGCCCCCGAACCCGAACCCGCGCAAATACCGTTGGTCGGCATTGCTCCAGCGCCCAAAGCCGAAAAGGCCCCGGACGCGCTGCTGGTGCACCTGGACAAAGAACTGCGTACAGCCGCGCAAGCGATCATGCAAGACGTGATCAACGACTTCGCCCCGCACATCGAAACCGAGATCAAGCGCCGCCTTGATGCGCATATGGAGCGCCTGCTCGCCCAGCATCAAAGCTAACGGCACACGCAAACCCTGTAGCCGCTGCCGCAGGCTGCGATAAGGCCCGCAGTGCCTTCAAAACATCGGGACCGTTACGCGCTCCATCGCAGCCTGCGGCAGCGGCTACATAAAGCAGCGCACACCTCGCCCTCAGCGTCCCGCCCCGCTATACTTGCCGGCTTTCCTGAATTAATGCCAATAGGGTCCCGCCGCGCATGGATAAGACCTACCAGCCGCACGCCATTGAAACTTCCTGGTACAAAACCTGGGAAGAAGAGAACTATTTTGCCCCGCAAGGCGCGGGCGACCCGTACACCATCATGATCCCGCCGCCGAACGTCACCGGCAGCCTGCACATGGGTCACGGTTTTAACAACGCGATCATGGATGCCTTGATCCGTTTCCGCCGCATGCAGGGTCGCAACACCCTGTGGCAGCCGGGCACCGACCACGCCGGTATCGCCACCCAAATGCTGGTTGAGCGTCAGATCGAAGCACAGGGTCTGAACCGCCACGACTTGGGTCGCGAAAAATTCCTCGACAAGATCTGGGAATGGAAAGAGCAATCGGGCGGCAACATCAGCCGTCAGATCCGTCGCCTCGGTTCGTCCGTAGACTGGAGCCGCGAGCGCTTCACCATGGACGACGGCCTGTCGGACGCGGTGAAAGAAGCCTTTGTACGTCTGCACGAAGACGGCCTGATCT
This window encodes:
- a CDS encoding leucyl aminopeptidase, whose translation is MELVVKSVSPETLKTATLVVAISEGRKLGPTAKAIDELTGGAISAVLKRGDIAGKTGQSLLLHNLPNIKAERVLLLGAGKDEELGDRPFRKIISGALSVLKGLGGSDAVFALDELVVKGRDSYSKTRLLAETLVDGEYTFDRFKSQKAEPRALKKITLLTIKAAQAEVQRAVTHAHAIASGMAFTRDLGNLPPNICHPIFLAEQAKELGKEFKGLKVEILDEKKIKELGMGAFYAVGQGSDQPPRLIVMNYAGGKKSEKPFVLVGKGITFDTGGISLKPGAGMDEMKYDMGGAASVFGTLRAVLELKLPINLVCILACAENMPSGGAARPGDIVTTMSGQTVEILNTDAEGRLVLCDALTYAERFKPQAVIDIATLTGACMVALGAHTSGLMGNNDELIGQLLDAGKQADDRAWQLPLFDEYQEQLDSPFADMANIGGPKGGAITAGCFLSRFAKAYHWAHLDIAGTAWVSGGKDKGASGRPVPLLTQYLLDRANA
- a CDS encoding DNA polymerase III subunit chi, with the protein product MTKVDFYILPSAEPSARLDFACKLTEKAWRLGHRVYLHCSDAAQRQDLDERLWRFKGESFVPHSNTEDQPDGVIVMGLTDAPASHQDLLINLDLKVPEFFKRFARVAEVVVEDPAVRLAARESFRFYREHGYPLQDHKLQRL
- a CDS encoding DNA polymerase III subunit chi, which gives rise to MDTSNSPQKAAHLLDDLESIRQLLGDDDLQPPLLTEMVGDSGAQIPLLSEVIDDAPEPEPAQIPLVGIAPAPKAEKAPDALLVHLDKELRTAAQAIMQDVINDFAPHIETEIKRRLDAHMERLLAQHQS